One genomic region from Bacteroidota bacterium encodes:
- a CDS encoding gliding motility-associated C-terminal domain-containing protein, protein MNKLFTFLFTVKSALSFSQQPPIIPNPSPKLPTRDIINTSFEIPPVLNPTGVNIIDAANSSSLNPMLGWQSTHPINVNLGSFDHPIEVWGSGALGVSITTGGGNQFVELNAEDNSALYQDVCLTAGDTIVWTAFHRGRGSATLADTAEFFISDPNQWAAGTIVYTGVKLYSKLLITSSNASVTNGIASTGGWAKHGDVWICNVTGTYRISFQSIGTGSGNNTIGNFLDLISISVKPQVTFLPTDLTNRVNIPQIEEDSIYYLSLAVSGTTSSPATVIITLDASSTLSVDDFTIGTKYSGSGGNVISGVISFQIGNDIIMTIPPYAFNINDSLHYITISLHISDTIPEPNETAIFTITQVSGGGDTFGLYNLIKGNACMLNAQDQVQITVIDNDNYKEPEIELLVPNVFTPNGDAKNDLFTIKNKGIKEYDLKIYNRWGILVFETNDSQQHWNGIIMNNGNNASDGTYYYLLNTTDIKETTKQHTGYLQLIR, encoded by the coding sequence ATGAATAAATTATTTACATTCCTTTTTACAGTAAAATCGGCACTTAGTTTTTCTCAGCAACCACCTATTATTCCAAATCCATCGCCAAAATTACCTACCAGAGATATTATAAATACTAGTTTTGAAATTCCACCAGTGCTTAACCCAACCGGTGTTAATATTATAGATGCTGCTAATTCAAGCTCTCTTAATCCTATGTTAGGTTGGCAATCTACGCATCCTATAAATGTCAACTTAGGGTCGTTCGATCATCCTATAGAAGTTTGGGGGTCAGGAGCTTTAGGGGTTAGTATTACAACGGGAGGTGGCAATCAGTTTGTTGAATTAAATGCAGAAGATAATTCCGCATTATATCAGGATGTATGCTTAACAGCGGGAGACACCATTGTATGGACTGCATTTCACAGAGGAAGAGGATCTGCAACACTAGCTGACACTGCCGAGTTTTTTATCTCAGACCCAAACCAATGGGCAGCAGGGACAATAGTTTATACTGGCGTTAAATTATATTCAAAACTCTTAATTACCAGCTCAAATGCTTCTGTAACCAATGGCATTGCAAGCACAGGTGGATGGGCTAAACATGGAGATGTGTGGATTTGTAATGTAACAGGGACATATAGAATATCGTTCCAATCTATTGGCACCGGCAGTGGAAATAATACAATAGGAAACTTCTTGGATTTGATAAGTATATCCGTAAAACCGCAAGTAACTTTTTTGCCAACCGATTTAACAAATCGTGTAAACATACCACAAATAGAAGAAGATAGCATTTACTACCTATCGCTTGCAGTAAGCGGCACCACTAGCTCTCCGGCAACAGTAATTATTACATTAGATGCATCAAGCACACTTTCTGTAGATGATTTTACAATTGGAACAAAATACTCGGGCTCTGGAGGCAATGTTATAAGCGGTGTAATTTCTTTTCAAATAGGAAACGACATAATTATGACTATCCCGCCCTATGCCTTTAATATAAACGATTCGTTACACTATATCACAATTTCTCTGCACATATCCGACACAATTCCCGAGCCTAACGAAACAGCTATTTTTACAATTACCCAAGTATCCGGTGGCGGTGATACCTTTGGATTGTACAACCTTATAAAGGGCAATGCTTGTATGTTAAATGCACAAGACCAAGTTCAGATTACTGTAATTGATAACGATAATTACAAAGAACCGGAAATCGAGTTGCTTGTTCCCAATGTGTTTACACCCAATGGAGATGCGAAAAATGATTTATTTACCATAAAAAATAAAGGGATAAAAGAGTATGATTTAAAAATATATAATAGATGGGGCATACTTGTTTTCGAAACAAACGACTCTCAACAACACTGGAATGGGATTATAATGAATAACGGAAATAATGCATCCGATGGCACCTATTACTATCTTTTAAACACAACAGATATAAAAGAAACTACAAAGCAACACACAGGATATTTGCAACTAATAAGATAG